The following DNA comes from Chloroflexota bacterium.
AGCCCACGGGTTTATTTCTGACATATAGGTAAGCATGGAACCCAGGTGATAGATTTCACTGACCTTGTTCTCCTTAACCACGTTGAGCACCTCTGCCCAGTTACCCACATCTCCCGGCACTATCTTTACCTTGTTCTCAATATCCTCGATGCGGTGACGGTTTATTACTACGTCAAACAGGACTGTCTCCTCCCCCCGCTCGGCCAGAATACGGGCGAGTTCTGCACCAATATATCCTGTGCCCCCGGTGATGAGTTTGGTCATTATCCTTTTACCTCCTTTGTTAGCTTACATTTATTCGTGGTATATTCTATTACTTTAGTATAGCTCAAGAACAGCATAGCAGGTTATTTATTAGTCCAAATGATACCTATATTATTATTTTAAACCCAAAATGTTGATAATTGACGGTTATTTGAGGATATAATAGGTGACTATTGATTTGATGGTAATGTTAAACTTTCCTGCCGAAAGACTACTATCTTGGACAGGGAAGGAGATATTGACGGAGGTTTGCCAGTATGGATGTCGAGGTTATCATGCCCCGGCTGGGCCAGGAGATGACCAAGGGAACCATAGTCGAGTGGTATAAAAAAGAGGGCGACCAATTGGAAGAAGGCGAACCTCTATTTATGGTAGATACCGAGAAAGCAACTATGGACGTGGAGTCAGAAGTGAGTGGCGTGCTCAAGAAGATATTGATTGGTGAAAACGAAGAAGTGCCTGTTGGTGAAGTTGTGGCCATAATAGAAACGCAGGGGTAATAATAGGTACATTTATGAGCTCAGGAAATGCTGAAGGAGAACGGGGTACGGAAAATCCAGTAGCCGAGTCGATACCCTTAAAGGGATGGCGTAAAGCCCTTGCCGAACACATGCTCAGCAGTCACCTGACCTGTGCCGAGGTCACGCAGATGCGGGAGGTTGACGCCACCGAGTTGGTAAATCTTCGCCAGTCACTCCTTGACCGCTTTGAAGACGACTATGGTTTTCGTCTGTCCCACACCCACCTGCTGATAAAAGCGGTGGCTCAAGCCCTGCGGGAGCACCCGATAGTTAACTCTTCTCTGGTTGGGGAAGAAATTAGGATCTACCGTGACGTTAATATCTCTATGGCGGTGGCCCTTGATAACGGCCAATTACTGGCACCGGTAATACGCCAGGCAGACCGGAAATCAATTGTTGAGGTGGCTCAAGAGGCAATCAAACTGACGGGGCAGGTGAGAAGCAAAAGGTTTAACCTAGATATCCTCAGTGGCGGCACCTTTACCATAACCAACGCCGGAATGTATGGCACTGATTTTGTCACGCCTTTAATTAACGCCCCACAGAGTGCGGCTCTGGGCGTGGGGAGGTTGGTGCCGAAACCAGTAGTACGGGAGAATCAGATCGTTATCAGGACAATGATGGGCCTGAGTCTGACCTATGACCACCGTGTTTTAGCTGGCGTGACGGCTGCTCAGTTCTTCCAGACCTTGGAGCAGATTATTCAAGACCTGAGGCAAATGGAACTCGGCAACTAGAGTGAGCAGTTAATGGACCAGGTTATTAAAGGGGGTCAGAAAAGATGGCATTATCAAACGAATTATTGTTGCGGATCTATCGTGATATGATCCGACAAAGAGCTCTGGACTATCAGTTAGTTAAAAGTGCCAAATCCGGTAAGATGTCACCTGGGTGGCATAGTGGACTTGGGCAGGATGCCATCGTTGCCCCGGTGGCGCTTCTTCGTCCGGATGACTATGTTACTTACACCCACCGTGGCTGCTATGTCTGGATTGCCCGGGGTATGTCAATGAAAGAAATACTGGCCGAATTTCATGGCAAAGCTACCGGCTGTGCTGGAGGGTATGGCGGTACCCACATCGCCAAGCCCAGCCTGGGCATTTTGGGCCGCAGCGGGATGCAGGGGGGCCACTTCCCGCTCGCCGTAGGAATGGGCATTTCGGCCCAGATGAAGGGTAAGGGACAGGTGGTGATGATGTTCTTCGGTGATGGCTGCGGCACCAGAGGACACTTGCACGAAGCTTTTAATTTCGCCTCAATATGGAAGTTACCCATTATCTGGATGTGTGAGAACAACAGGCTGTCAATGTCAGTAAAGCTGGAGAAAACCTGGGCGATTAGGCAGATCGCGAAGATAGCTGATAATTATGCCATGCCGGGCAAGACCGTGGACGGAAATGACGTAATTGCCGTAGCAGAGGCAACCAGTGAGTTTATCGAGAGGGCGAGGAAAGGTGAAGGTCCAGCCTTACTAGAAATGATGACCTATCGCTGGCGTGGCCACGTGGAAGGTGACCCGATGACCTATCGGACCAGGGAAGAGGTACGGGAATGGCAGAAGAAGGACCCAGTGCCGCGGTTTGAGAAAGAATTACTGGATAGAGGGCTGCTCACTAATGAGGACATCGTCAGAATACATGAAGAAGCTGATGATGAGGTAGCTGAGGCCCAGAAGTTCGCTGATGAAAGTCCAGAACCGAACCCCGAGGAAATCTTCAGCAAATTGTATGCGACCTCTCATACTTAGCCCAAGGAAAAGAGAGATAATGGCAATGCGAGAGATAACCACAGCACAGGCGATACAAGAAGCGGTAGCTGAGGAAATGAGGCGGGATGAGAGAGTATACCTCATCGGTGAAGCTGTAGGTCCAGGAGGTGTAGCTCCAACACGACCCCCGGAAGAGATCTTTAAGGAATTTGGCGAATTCCGAGTAAGGGAGACCGGCATTATAGAGCCTACACTGGCTGCTTCGGCTACTGGGGCTGCCCTGAGTGGTATGCGGCCAATCGTCGATTTTTCTTTTGCTGACTTTATGTTCCCTGCCTGGAATGAAATCTATCAGGCCGGACTGTGGCGCGCTGGGCATGGCGCTGCTGAGGATATGAAGGTGCCCTTGGTCTACGTGGCGGGCATAATGGGCTATAGCGGCGGTGGGTTCTCACATAGCCGGGCACCCGTCGCTAACATCTGGCACGGGCCTGGCCTCAAACTGGTTCTCCCGACTACCCCCTACGACGCCAAAGGTCTGCTCAAAACTGCCATCAGGGATGATAATCCGGTGGCCTTCTTGGTACACCGTTTCCACTACCCGGTGAAAGGTCCGGTTCCTGAGGAAGAATACCTGATTCCCCTAGGTCAGGCGGTGGTGAGAAAAGAAGGGAAAGACGTCACTATTGTTGCTGATGGCTATCAGGTAACCCTCTCACTCCACGTAGCGGAGGACCTGGCAGAAGAGGGTATCAGCGTTGAAGTCATTGATCCCCGTACTCTAGAACCACTGGATATTGATACCATTCTAGCTTCGGTGGAAAAGACAGGTCGGCTGGTGATAGTTGACGAGGACTATATCAGATGTGGCCCCCATGCCGAAATAGCTTTTCAGGTACAGGAATGCGTCTTCAAATTCCTGAAGGCACCGGTACAGAGGGTCGGTAATCTTAATGTGCCGATTCCATTATCCAGGGTCCTGCTCGAAGCGGCATTGCCCACGAAGGAGAAGATTATCACCGCGGTGAAAAAAACGTTGGCTTAGTTCTGGTTTGAGGAGGAAGTTTTTCTGAATAACTTAGTCATTGAATTATCAGTCTGGCATTTGATAGAGAATCTATAAAAAGGAAAGGAGGACAGAAAATGCCAAAATTTGTCTATGATGGCTGGTCATTTCCAGCGGTGAAGGCGGCCCCGCCGAATGAAAGGTTCCTGAAGATAATAATGTCTCCGGAGGTAAGTGGTTACAAAGAGGCAACTGTTCTTTTCTCTCACATTCCACCAGGTAGCGGGACAGGTATGCATACTCATACCAGTGATGAAATAATGTATGTCATTGGCCGCGGTGAGAGCAAGGTAGGTGATGAAGTAACCAAGCTGGAGGCGGATTCGGTAATATTTGCCCCAAAAGGTGTAGCGCATGAATGCCGTAACACTAGCGAAACAGAAACCCTGAAAATATTTTGTGTCTACATACCGCCTCTGGAATTGAGTGAACTCCTGGCTAAGTTAGCTGATAAAACAAAGGAGTATCTACTACGGCAAAAATAATTAAGATAAGCGGCATTGCATTAGTTTTGTTTATGATTACTGACTTGGGTCATTGCCGATCTTGAAGATACACCAAGAGCCAAACATCTATCATAAAAAGGCAGTGAACGTGGTACGGCATAATCACCAACAGTGGAGGTGTCACCATGACGGGAATGGAAATGAGTGAATATCTGATACGAAAAGGCCTGATCAAGCTTTTGGAAATAAAGGACTCTGACATCCGCGTATTGACTTTACAACAGACGCACGATGCTGTAGATAAAAGCATTCATATTGGTGGCGCTTTTTCGGCGACTATTCCCCTCGTAGCCCTCTATTATGGAGGGATCATGGGGTACAACGTGGCTAACCCCACGCAGCGTGGACAGGACATGTTTGTCCTCAGTAAAGGGCACGCGGTGGCCGCTGTTGCCTCTATTTATGCGGACCTAGGATACTTTGACCGTTCCGTATTAAAAAATTCCCGTGGCGCCGAAAGTATATTGAACGGCCACCCCGGACCCATTTTGCCTGGTTTCCACGTCTCCACGGGACCGCTTGGTCAGGGGATGAGCGTGGCGCAAGGTTTTGCTCTGGTTGGTAAGAGAAGTCCCCATTACGATGTTTTTTGTTTGACCGGGGATGGCGAGCTTCAGGAAGGGATTATCTGGGAAGCGATCATGTATTCCGGTCATAAGAAACTTGACAATCTGTGCGTGTTAGTCGATAGGAATGCCGGTCAGCTCGATGATACCAAGCAATTAGTCTTCCCGCTGCTCGATTTAGATAAAAGGTTTGCCTGCTTTGGCTGGCGAGTATTTAACGTTGATGGCACCCAGTACGAGCCGATAACAGAAGCGCTCCAAGCGTTTAAGTATGCGCCACGGAATGGAAAGCCTACCGTCATCATCTGTCGAACAAGGAAAGGTTTTGGCGGGTTCTCTAACTTCATGATGGGTCATAAAGTGGTTATGCCGGACGCGATGACCGATCAGGAAATGCTACTGCAAAGGCAACGGCGAGCAGAAAGGGTTGAGGAATTTGTAAATTTTTTCGATGAGCTCACAGAGTGTCGCGGTGGTGAGTTGGTTCGGGAGAAACTGATGGTGAGCGCGCAACAGATGAACCTGGAGATTTTAATTAAGAACGATAAGACAACCGATGTCAAGCCGATATTAGTTCCCGTGAAGACTAAACCGGCACCACCCAGAAATAAAAAAATTGAGTATGACACTAGCCAATTACCAGAACTTGACAAAACAAAAGAGTACACCGCCAATAGTATAATTACTGCGGCAATGAAGGTTTTTGCTCGAGACTCCAGGGTAGTGTCTATTGATGCAGACCTAGCCTCAACCAGTGGACTTGAGTCCGGGGTTGGCTATGTGGATATGGGGCGAGCCTTAAATGTCGGCATTGCCGAACCTAATATGATGGGCATCGGTGAAGCCC
Coding sequences within:
- a CDS encoding biotin attachment protein codes for the protein MDVEVIMPRLGQEMTKGTIVEWYKKEGDQLEEGEPLFMVDTEKATMDVESEVSGVLKKILIGENEEVPVGEVVAIIETQG
- a CDS encoding 2-oxo acid dehydrogenase subunit E2; translated protein: MSSGNAEGERGTENPVAESIPLKGWRKALAEHMLSSHLTCAEVTQMREVDATELVNLRQSLLDRFEDDYGFRLSHTHLLIKAVAQALREHPIVNSSLVGEEIRIYRDVNISMAVALDNGQLLAPVIRQADRKSIVEVAQEAIKLTGQVRSKRFNLDILSGGTFTITNAGMYGTDFVTPLINAPQSAALGVGRLVPKPVVRENQIVIRTMMGLSLTYDHRVLAGVTAAQFFQTLEQIIQDLRQMELGN
- a CDS encoding thiamine pyrophosphate-dependent dehydrogenase E1 component subunit alpha; translated protein: MALSNELLLRIYRDMIRQRALDYQLVKSAKSGKMSPGWHSGLGQDAIVAPVALLRPDDYVTYTHRGCYVWIARGMSMKEILAEFHGKATGCAGGYGGTHIAKPSLGILGRSGMQGGHFPLAVGMGISAQMKGKGQVVMMFFGDGCGTRGHLHEAFNFASIWKLPIIWMCENNRLSMSVKLEKTWAIRQIAKIADNYAMPGKTVDGNDVIAVAEATSEFIERARKGEGPALLEMMTYRWRGHVEGDPMTYRTREEVREWQKKDPVPRFEKELLDRGLLTNEDIVRIHEEADDEVAEAQKFADESPEPNPEEIFSKLYATSHT
- a CDS encoding alpha-ketoacid dehydrogenase subunit beta translates to MREITTAQAIQEAVAEEMRRDERVYLIGEAVGPGGVAPTRPPEEIFKEFGEFRVRETGIIEPTLAASATGAALSGMRPIVDFSFADFMFPAWNEIYQAGLWRAGHGAAEDMKVPLVYVAGIMGYSGGGFSHSRAPVANIWHGPGLKLVLPTTPYDAKGLLKTAIRDDNPVAFLVHRFHYPVKGPVPEEEYLIPLGQAVVRKEGKDVTIVADGYQVTLSLHVAEDLAEEGISVEVIDPRTLEPLDIDTILASVEKTGRLVIVDEDYIRCGPHAEIAFQVQECVFKFLKAPVQRVGNLNVPIPLSRVLLEAALPTKEKIITAVKKTLA
- a CDS encoding cupin domain-containing protein, translating into MPKFVYDGWSFPAVKAAPPNERFLKIIMSPEVSGYKEATVLFSHIPPGSGTGMHTHTSDEIMYVIGRGESKVGDEVTKLEADSVIFAPKGVAHECRNTSETETLKIFCVYIPPLELSELLAKLADKTKEYLLRQK
- a CDS encoding transketolase translates to MEMSEYLIRKGLIKLLEIKDSDIRVLTLQQTHDAVDKSIHIGGAFSATIPLVALYYGGIMGYNVANPTQRGQDMFVLSKGHAVAAVASIYADLGYFDRSVLKNSRGAESILNGHPGPILPGFHVSTGPLGQGMSVAQGFALVGKRSPHYDVFCLTGDGELQEGIIWEAIMYSGHKKLDNLCVLVDRNAGQLDDTKQLVFPLLDLDKRFACFGWRVFNVDGTQYEPITEALQAFKYAPRNGKPTVIICRTRKGFGGFSNFMMGHKVVMPDAMTDQEMLLQRQRRAERVEEFVNFFDELTECRGGELVREKLMVSAQQMNLEILIKNDKTTDVKPILVPVKTKPAPPRNKKIEYDTSQLPELDKTKEYTANSIITAAMKVFARDSRVVSIDADLASTSGLESGVGYVDMGRALNVGIAEPNMMGIGEAHAVMGYNTWVSTFCPFFDWRVLRRIAIGYQERLEAMATKGGWLSEGHGLDITFIATAPNFETNTNGATHMGNDDIQVFNGIAHLKIIDVSCPNQLLGIMKWIMEGNRGLVYVRIMRAASGVVYDDDFQFEFGKGYMLKESPEDKATIISSGRGVYEALAAASELEKSGLKVGVVDMASIDEKLLLDLYHSGKLLVIAEQNNGFIWPEFQKTLFKQEKAVDISRLLPINCLDADGRPQFIHSATYKELLHQFGLAPGQLVKAIKEKCK